In one Epinephelus lanceolatus isolate andai-2023 chromosome 19, ASM4190304v1, whole genome shotgun sequence genomic region, the following are encoded:
- the fer gene encoding tyrosine-protein kinase Fer isoform X1, with translation MGFGRDLRNSHEGLLKLQDWELKLLETVKRFMTLRVKSDKEYAALLLSMTQQTEKQEAADYVSTVSKSWSQVVRQTEALGRIMRSHADDLNSGPLHRLATLIRDKQQVKKSYQSLHQQLESHNYKVTRSDLDKLKATYRQLSRDANNAKEKYREALAKGREAERARERYDKATAKLHNLHNQYVLAVCGARTQQDEHRRHAAPALLDALQRMQEDMTLALKSILEEYCEISSLLTEEIVKVHQEISAAVEQIDPLAEYQHFIDAYRSPETPEASVEFDASLLDETDNLPANEILWNTLTADSLQAMLSSATEELSLTQQNLRTKEALADDLDTKIQTSQQSAERKSDCVLLLSQKLSLLELHHAVQSLRGSEARLASQKALLDAKMAAAAASPPPPPPPPALPYEDDARSVGSTDKSKERSSRFDTLRHSLAGMIRSPKTMLGSSTSQFFDVIPTSERPLAEQEWYHGAIPRTEAQELLRQQGDFLVRESHGKPGEYVLSVFSDEQRRHFIIQYADSQYRFEGTGFATIPQLIEHHFSTKQVITKKSGVVLLNPVVKDKKWILNHEDVVLGDLLGKGNFGEVFKGTLQRDKTPVAVKTCKEDLPPELKIRFLSEARILKQYDHPNIVKLIGVCTQRQPIYIVMELVPGGDFLSFLRKKKDELKTKQLVRFSVDAAAGMAYLESKNCIHRDLAARNCLVGEGSVLKISDFGMSRQEDDGIYSSSGLKQIPIKWTAPEALNYGRYSSDSDVWSYGILLWETFSLGVCPYPGMTNQQAREQVEKGYRMACPQRCPDDVYKVMQRCWQYNPEDRPKFSELQRDLAAIKKK, from the exons ATGGGGTTCGGTCGGGATCTGAGGAATTCCCATGAGGGATTATTGAAGCTGCAGGACTGGGAgttaaag CTGCTGGAGACGGTGAAGCGTTTCATGACTCTACGAGTGAAGAGCGATAAAGAAtacgctgctctgctgctcagcATGACTCAGCAAACTGAGAAACAGGAAGCTGCTGATTACGTCAGCACTGTGAGCAAG TCGTGGTCTCAGGTGGTCCGTCAGACGGAGGCATTGGGTCGCATCATGAGGAGTCACGCTGATGATCTGAACTCGGGTCCTCTGCACCGCCTGGCCACACTGATCAGAGACAAGCAGCAGGTGAAGAAGAGCTACCAGAGTCTTCATCAGCAGCTGGAGAGCCACAACTAcaag GTAACCAGGAGTGACCTGGACAAGCTGAAGGCGACGTATCGTCAGCTGAGCCGTGACGCCAACAACGCCAAAGAGAAGTACCGAGAGGCACTGGCTAAAG GCCGGGAGGCGGAGCGTGCCCGGGAGCGATACGACAAAGCCACGGCTAAGCTCCACAACCTTCACAACCAGTATGTGTTGGCAGTGTGCGGTGCTCGCACACAGCAGGACGAACACCGCCGCCATGCCGCACCTGCACTGCTCGATGCTCTGCAGAGGATGCAGGAGGACATGACGCTCGCACT taagagtatCCTGGAGGAGTACTGTGAGATCAGCAGTCTTCTGACGGAGGAGATTGTGAAGGTTCATCAGGAGATTTCGGCGGCGGTGGAACAGATCGACCCGTTGGCAGAGTACCAACACTTCATCGACGCCTACAG gtCTCCAGAGACTCCAGAGGCGAGCGTGGAGTTCGATGCGTCTCTGTTGGATGAAACGGACAACCTGCCAGCCAATGAGATCCTGTGGAACACGCTGACGGCAGACAGCCTGCAGGCCAT GTTGTCGTCGGCAACGGAGGAGCTGTCCCTGACTCAGCAGAATCTACGGACGAAGGAGGCGCTGGCCGACGACCTCGACACCAAAATCCAGACGAGTCAGCAGAGCGCTGAGAGGAAGAGCGA CTGTGTCCTGCTGCTCAGTCAGAAACTGTCTCTCCTGGAGCTTCATCACGCCGTCCAATCACTCCGCGGCTCCGAGGCCCGCCTCGCCTCCCAGAAGGCCCTGCTGGATGCCAAGATGGCTGCCGCCGCCGCCTCCCCGCCCCCACCGCCGCCTCCCCCTGCACTGCCTTATGAGGACGACGCCCGCTCGGTGGGATCCACG GACAAATCCAAGGAGAGAAGTTCTCGCTTCGACACACTGCGTCACTCTCTGGCTGGAATGATCCGCTCCCCCAAAACCATGCTGGGCTCCTCCACCTCg cagttctttgatgtcatcCCGACATCAGAGCGCCCTCTGGCGGAGCAGGAGTGGTATCACGGCGCCATCCCCCGCACAGAGGCTCAGGAGTTACTACGGCAACAGGGAGACTTCCTGGTCAGGGAGAGCCACGGCAAACCAGGCGAATACgtcctgtcagtgttttctgacGAGCAGAGACGACACTTCATCATCCAGTACGCTGAC AGTCAGTACCGTTTTGAGGGGACGGGATTCGCCACCATCCCTCAGCTCATCGAGCATCATTTCTCCACCAAACAGGTCATCACCAAGAAGTCTGGAGTCGTGTTGCTCAACCCAGTCGTCAAG gaTAAGAAATGGATCCTGAACCATGAGGATGTGGTGCTGGGAGACCTGCTGGGAAAG GGTAACTTTGGTGAGGTATTTAAAGGGACGCTGCAGCGAGACAAAACGCCGGTTGCCGTCAAAACATGCAAAGAAGATTTACCTCCAGAGCTGAAGATCAGGTTCCTCTCTGAGGCCAG GATCCTGAAGCAGTACGATCACCCAAACATCGTGAAGCTGATTGGTGTTTGTACCCAGCGCCAGCCGATCTACATCGTCATGGAGCTGGTTCCTG GTGGAGACTTCCTGTCCTTcctgaggaagaagaaggacGAGTTGAAGACAAAGCAGCTGGTCCGGTTCTCAGTGGACGCCGCCGCCGGCATGGCGTACCTGGAGAGTAAGAACTGTATCCACAG GGACCTGGCAGCGCGGAACTGTCTGGTTGGAGAGGGCAGCGTGTTGAAGATCAGTGACTTTGGGATGAGTCGTCAGGAGGATGATGGGATTTATTCTTCATCTGGACTCAAACAGATTCCCATCAAATGGACGGCGCCAGAGGCTCTCAACTACG GCCGTTACAGCTCTGACAGTGACGTGTGGAGTTATGGGATTCTGTTGTGGGAGACGTTCAGTCTGGGGGTGTGTCCTTATCCTGGGATGACCAATCAGCAGGCCCGAGAGCAGGTGGAGAAAG GTTACAGGATGGCATGTCCTCAGCGTTGCCCTGATGATGTGTACAAAGTGATGCAGCGCTGCTGGCAGTACAACCCTGAGGACCGCCCCAAGTTCTCAGAGTTGCAGAGAGACCTTGCTGCCATCAAGAAAAAGTGA
- the fer gene encoding tyrosine-protein kinase Fer isoform X2: protein MGFGRDLRNSHEGLLKLQDWELKLLETVKRFMTLRVKSDKEYAALLLSMTQQTEKQEAADYVSTVSKSWSQVVRQTEALGRIMRSHADDLNSGPLHRLATLIRDKQQVKKSYQSLHQQLESHNYKVTRSDLDKLKATYRQLSRDANNAKEKYREALAKGREAERARERYDKATAKLHNLHNQYVLAVCGARTQQDEHRRHAAPALLDALQRMQEDMTLALKSILEEYCEISSLLTEEIVKVHQEISAAVEQIDPLAEYQHFIDAYRSPETPEASVEFDASLLDETDNLPANEILWNTLTADSLQAMLSSATEELSLTQQNLRTKEALADDLDTKIQTSQQSAERKSDCVLLLSQKLSLLELHHAVQSLRGSEARLASQKALLDAKMAAAAASPPPPPPPPALPYEDDARSVGSTDKSKERSSRFDTLRHSLAGMIRSPKTMLGSSTSFFDVIPTSERPLAEQEWYHGAIPRTEAQELLRQQGDFLVRESHGKPGEYVLSVFSDEQRRHFIIQYADSQYRFEGTGFATIPQLIEHHFSTKQVITKKSGVVLLNPVVKDKKWILNHEDVVLGDLLGKGNFGEVFKGTLQRDKTPVAVKTCKEDLPPELKIRFLSEARILKQYDHPNIVKLIGVCTQRQPIYIVMELVPGGDFLSFLRKKKDELKTKQLVRFSVDAAAGMAYLESKNCIHRDLAARNCLVGEGSVLKISDFGMSRQEDDGIYSSSGLKQIPIKWTAPEALNYGRYSSDSDVWSYGILLWETFSLGVCPYPGMTNQQAREQVEKGYRMACPQRCPDDVYKVMQRCWQYNPEDRPKFSELQRDLAAIKKK, encoded by the exons ATGGGGTTCGGTCGGGATCTGAGGAATTCCCATGAGGGATTATTGAAGCTGCAGGACTGGGAgttaaag CTGCTGGAGACGGTGAAGCGTTTCATGACTCTACGAGTGAAGAGCGATAAAGAAtacgctgctctgctgctcagcATGACTCAGCAAACTGAGAAACAGGAAGCTGCTGATTACGTCAGCACTGTGAGCAAG TCGTGGTCTCAGGTGGTCCGTCAGACGGAGGCATTGGGTCGCATCATGAGGAGTCACGCTGATGATCTGAACTCGGGTCCTCTGCACCGCCTGGCCACACTGATCAGAGACAAGCAGCAGGTGAAGAAGAGCTACCAGAGTCTTCATCAGCAGCTGGAGAGCCACAACTAcaag GTAACCAGGAGTGACCTGGACAAGCTGAAGGCGACGTATCGTCAGCTGAGCCGTGACGCCAACAACGCCAAAGAGAAGTACCGAGAGGCACTGGCTAAAG GCCGGGAGGCGGAGCGTGCCCGGGAGCGATACGACAAAGCCACGGCTAAGCTCCACAACCTTCACAACCAGTATGTGTTGGCAGTGTGCGGTGCTCGCACACAGCAGGACGAACACCGCCGCCATGCCGCACCTGCACTGCTCGATGCTCTGCAGAGGATGCAGGAGGACATGACGCTCGCACT taagagtatCCTGGAGGAGTACTGTGAGATCAGCAGTCTTCTGACGGAGGAGATTGTGAAGGTTCATCAGGAGATTTCGGCGGCGGTGGAACAGATCGACCCGTTGGCAGAGTACCAACACTTCATCGACGCCTACAG gtCTCCAGAGACTCCAGAGGCGAGCGTGGAGTTCGATGCGTCTCTGTTGGATGAAACGGACAACCTGCCAGCCAATGAGATCCTGTGGAACACGCTGACGGCAGACAGCCTGCAGGCCAT GTTGTCGTCGGCAACGGAGGAGCTGTCCCTGACTCAGCAGAATCTACGGACGAAGGAGGCGCTGGCCGACGACCTCGACACCAAAATCCAGACGAGTCAGCAGAGCGCTGAGAGGAAGAGCGA CTGTGTCCTGCTGCTCAGTCAGAAACTGTCTCTCCTGGAGCTTCATCACGCCGTCCAATCACTCCGCGGCTCCGAGGCCCGCCTCGCCTCCCAGAAGGCCCTGCTGGATGCCAAGATGGCTGCCGCCGCCGCCTCCCCGCCCCCACCGCCGCCTCCCCCTGCACTGCCTTATGAGGACGACGCCCGCTCGGTGGGATCCACG GACAAATCCAAGGAGAGAAGTTCTCGCTTCGACACACTGCGTCACTCTCTGGCTGGAATGATCCGCTCCCCCAAAACCATGCTGGGCTCCTCCACCTCg ttctttgatgtcatcCCGACATCAGAGCGCCCTCTGGCGGAGCAGGAGTGGTATCACGGCGCCATCCCCCGCACAGAGGCTCAGGAGTTACTACGGCAACAGGGAGACTTCCTGGTCAGGGAGAGCCACGGCAAACCAGGCGAATACgtcctgtcagtgttttctgacGAGCAGAGACGACACTTCATCATCCAGTACGCTGAC AGTCAGTACCGTTTTGAGGGGACGGGATTCGCCACCATCCCTCAGCTCATCGAGCATCATTTCTCCACCAAACAGGTCATCACCAAGAAGTCTGGAGTCGTGTTGCTCAACCCAGTCGTCAAG gaTAAGAAATGGATCCTGAACCATGAGGATGTGGTGCTGGGAGACCTGCTGGGAAAG GGTAACTTTGGTGAGGTATTTAAAGGGACGCTGCAGCGAGACAAAACGCCGGTTGCCGTCAAAACATGCAAAGAAGATTTACCTCCAGAGCTGAAGATCAGGTTCCTCTCTGAGGCCAG GATCCTGAAGCAGTACGATCACCCAAACATCGTGAAGCTGATTGGTGTTTGTACCCAGCGCCAGCCGATCTACATCGTCATGGAGCTGGTTCCTG GTGGAGACTTCCTGTCCTTcctgaggaagaagaaggacGAGTTGAAGACAAAGCAGCTGGTCCGGTTCTCAGTGGACGCCGCCGCCGGCATGGCGTACCTGGAGAGTAAGAACTGTATCCACAG GGACCTGGCAGCGCGGAACTGTCTGGTTGGAGAGGGCAGCGTGTTGAAGATCAGTGACTTTGGGATGAGTCGTCAGGAGGATGATGGGATTTATTCTTCATCTGGACTCAAACAGATTCCCATCAAATGGACGGCGCCAGAGGCTCTCAACTACG GCCGTTACAGCTCTGACAGTGACGTGTGGAGTTATGGGATTCTGTTGTGGGAGACGTTCAGTCTGGGGGTGTGTCCTTATCCTGGGATGACCAATCAGCAGGCCCGAGAGCAGGTGGAGAAAG GTTACAGGATGGCATGTCCTCAGCGTTGCCCTGATGATGTGTACAAAGTGATGCAGCGCTGCTGGCAGTACAACCCTGAGGACCGCCCCAAGTTCTCAGAGTTGCAGAGAGACCTTGCTGCCATCAAGAAAAAGTGA